Proteins encoded by one window of Enterobacter hormaechei subsp. xiangfangensis:
- the accC gene encoding acetyl-CoA carboxylase biotin carboxylase subunit: protein MLDKIVIANRGEIALRILRACKELGIKTVAVHSSADRDLKHVLLADETVCIGPAPSVKSYLNIPAIISAAEITGAVAIHPGYGFLSENANFAEQVERSGFIFIGPKADTIRLMGDKVSAITAMKKAGVPTVPGSDGPLTDDMDANRAHAKRIGYPVIIKASGGGGGRGMRVVRSDAELAQSISMTKAEAKAAFSNDMVYMEKYLENPRHIEIQVLADGQGNAIYLAERDCSMQRRHQKVVEEAPAPGITPELRRYIGERCAKACVDIGYRGAGTFEFLFENGEFYFIEMNTRIQVEHPVTEMITGVDLIKEQLRIAAGQPLSIKQEEVVVKGHAVECRINAEDPNTFLPSPGKITRFHAPGGFGVRWESHIYAGYTVPPYYDSMIGKLICYGENRDVAIARMKNALQELIIDGIKTNVDLQMRIMSDEHFQNGGTNIHYLEKKLGLNEK, encoded by the coding sequence ATGCTGGATAAAATTGTTATCGCCAACCGTGGCGAGATTGCACTGCGTATTCTTCGTGCCTGTAAAGAACTGGGCATCAAGACCGTGGCCGTGCATTCAAGCGCGGATCGCGATTTAAAACACGTATTGCTGGCGGATGAGACGGTCTGTATCGGTCCGGCTCCGTCCGTAAAAAGCTATCTGAACATCCCGGCGATCATCAGCGCCGCCGAAATCACTGGCGCGGTCGCGATTCACCCGGGTTATGGTTTCCTCTCTGAGAACGCCAACTTTGCTGAGCAGGTTGAACGCTCTGGCTTTATCTTCATTGGCCCGAAAGCTGACACCATTCGCCTGATGGGTGACAAAGTGTCTGCCATCACCGCGATGAAAAAAGCTGGCGTGCCAACCGTACCGGGCTCTGACGGCCCGCTGACCGACGATATGGATGCTAACCGCGCCCATGCTAAACGCATTGGCTATCCGGTGATCATCAAAGCGTCCGGCGGCGGCGGCGGTCGCGGTATGCGCGTTGTACGCAGCGATGCTGAACTGGCGCAGTCCATCTCCATGACCAAAGCGGAAGCGAAAGCGGCTTTCAGCAATGACATGGTGTACATGGAAAAATACCTGGAAAACCCACGCCACATCGAAATTCAGGTGCTGGCTGACGGTCAGGGTAACGCGATCTATCTGGCAGAACGTGACTGCTCCATGCAGCGTCGTCACCAGAAAGTCGTCGAAGAAGCGCCAGCGCCGGGCATTACGCCGGAACTGCGTCGCTACATCGGTGAGCGTTGCGCCAAAGCGTGTGTCGATATCGGCTATCGCGGGGCGGGTACCTTTGAGTTCCTGTTCGAAAACGGCGAGTTCTACTTCATTGAGATGAACACCCGTATTCAGGTTGAACACCCGGTTACCGAAATGATCACCGGCGTTGACCTGATTAAAGAACAGCTGCGTATCGCAGCCGGTCAGCCGCTGTCCATCAAACAGGAAGAAGTTGTGGTTAAAGGCCATGCGGTAGAGTGCCGTATCAACGCCGAAGACCCGAACACCTTCCTGCCAAGCCCGGGTAAAATCACGCGTTTCCACGCGCCGGGTGGCTTTGGTGTGCGCTGGGAGTCCCATATCTACGCCGGTTACACCGTACCGCCGTACTATGACTCAATGATTGGTAAGCTGATCTGCTACGGCGAAAACCGTGACGTGGCCATTGCCCGCATGAAGAACGCCCTTCAGGAGCTGATCATCGACGGGATCAAAACCAACGTTGATCTCCAGATGCGCATTATGAGCGACGAGCACTTCCAGAATGGTGGGACTAACATCCACTACCTGGAGAAAAAACTCGGTCTGAACGAGAAGTAA
- a CDS encoding YhdT family protein has translation MDKRFVQAHKEARWALWLTLLYLAAWLVTAYLPDSAIGITGLPHWFEMACLLLPLVFILLCWAMVKFIYRDISLEDDDAA, from the coding sequence ATGGACAAACGTTTTGTTCAGGCCCATAAAGAAGCGCGCTGGGCGCTGTGGCTGACCCTTCTCTATCTCGCCGCATGGTTAGTAACTGCTTACTTACCTGATTCGGCGATTGGCATTACCGGCCTCCCGCACTGGTTTGAAATGGCCTGCCTGCTGCTGCCGCTGGTGTTTATCCTGCTGTGCTGGGCGATGGTGAAATTCATCTATCGCGATATTTCACTGGAGGACGATGATGCAGCTTGA
- the panF gene encoding sodium/pantothenate symporter, which produces MQLEVILPLIAYLFLVFGLSVYAMRKRSTGTFLNEYFLGSRSMGGVVLAMTLTATYISASSFIGGPGAAYKYGLGWVLLAMIQLPAIWLSLGILGKKFAILARRYNAVTLNDMLFARYQSRLLVWLASLSLLVAFIGAMTVQFIGGARLLETAAGIPYETGLVIFGVSIALYTAFGGFRASVLNDTMQGMVMLIGTLVLLVGIVHAAGGLSHAVETLEAIDPKLVSPQGADDILSPTFMTSFWVLVCFGVIGLPHTAVRCISYKDSKAVHRGIIIGTIVVAILMFGMHLAGALGRAVIPDLTVPDLVIPTLMVKVLPPFAAGIFLAAPMAAIMSTINAQLLQSSATIIKDLYLNLRPEQVENERRLKRMSAVITLVLGALLLLAAWRPPEMIIWLNLLAFGGLEAVFLWPLVLGLYWERANAAGALSGMIVGGVLYAVLATFKIQYLGFHPIVPSLLLSLLAFVVGNRFGRPVPQTALISTDK; this is translated from the coding sequence ATGCAGCTTGAAGTCATTCTGCCCCTTATCGCTTACCTGTTCCTGGTGTTTGGCCTGTCGGTTTATGCGATGCGTAAACGTTCGACCGGCACCTTTCTGAACGAGTATTTCCTCGGGAGCCGCTCAATGGGTGGCGTCGTGCTGGCCATGACGCTGACCGCTACTTACATCAGCGCCAGCTCGTTTATCGGTGGCCCGGGCGCCGCTTATAAGTACGGGCTGGGCTGGGTACTGCTGGCCATGATCCAGCTGCCTGCCATCTGGCTCTCTCTGGGCATACTGGGTAAAAAGTTTGCCATTCTGGCCCGTCGCTACAATGCCGTAACGCTGAACGATATGCTGTTTGCTCGCTATCAGAGTCGCTTGCTGGTATGGCTGGCAAGCCTGAGTCTGCTGGTGGCGTTTATTGGCGCAATGACGGTGCAGTTTATCGGCGGCGCACGTCTGCTGGAGACGGCAGCCGGTATCCCCTATGAGACGGGCCTGGTCATTTTCGGTGTGAGTATCGCGCTGTATACCGCGTTTGGCGGGTTCCGCGCCAGCGTACTCAACGACACGATGCAGGGGATGGTGATGCTCATTGGCACCCTCGTTCTGCTGGTGGGTATCGTGCATGCCGCAGGGGGCCTGAGCCATGCGGTTGAAACCCTGGAAGCGATCGATCCGAAACTGGTCTCGCCGCAGGGGGCGGATGATATCCTCTCTCCAACCTTTATGACCTCGTTCTGGGTGCTGGTGTGCTTTGGCGTGATTGGCCTGCCGCATACTGCCGTGCGCTGCATCTCATATAAAGACAGCAAAGCGGTGCACCGCGGGATCATTATCGGGACAATTGTGGTGGCGATCCTGATGTTTGGTATGCACCTGGCGGGCGCGCTGGGCCGCGCGGTGATCCCTGACCTTACCGTACCGGATCTGGTCATTCCGACCCTGATGGTGAAAGTGCTTCCGCCGTTTGCCGCCGGGATTTTCCTCGCCGCACCCATGGCGGCCATTATGTCGACCATCAACGCTCAGTTGCTGCAAAGTTCCGCTACGATCATTAAAGATCTCTATCTGAATTTGCGCCCTGAACAGGTCGAAAATGAGCGACGCCTCAAGCGTATGTCGGCGGTGATTACCCTGGTGCTGGGGGCGTTACTGTTGCTGGCCGCGTGGCGTCCACCGGAGATGATCATCTGGCTAAACCTGCTCGCCTTTGGCGGGCTGGAGGCCGTTTTCCTGTGGCCGCTGGTGCTGGGGCTGTACTGGGAACGCGCGAATGCCGCGGGTGCATTAAGCGGCATGATTGTCGGGGGCGTCCTGTATGCCGTTCTCGCCACGTTTAAAATTCAGTATCTGGGCTTCCATCCGATCGTGCCTTCGTTACTGTTAAGTTTACTGGCGTTTGTGGTGGGAAACCGTTTTGGTCGACCGGTGCCACAAACTGCCCTGATTTCTACTGACAAATAA
- the prmA gene encoding 50S ribosomal protein L11 methyltransferase encodes MPWIQLKLNTTGANAEELSDALMEAGSVSITFQDTHDTPVFEPLPGETRLWGDTDVIGLFDAETDMKEVVAILENHPLLGAGFAHKIEQLEDKDWEREWMDNFHPMQFGQRLWICPSWREVPDENAVNVMLDPGLAFGTGTHPTTSLCLQWLDGLDLEGKTVIDFGCGSGILAIAALKLGAAKAIGIDIDPQAIQASRDNAERNGVSDRLELYLPDAQPEAMKADVVVANILAGPLRELAPLISVLPVEGGLLGLSGILASQADSVCEAYADLFALDPVVEKEEWCRITGHKK; translated from the coding sequence ATGCCGTGGATCCAATTAAAACTGAACACAACCGGCGCGAACGCCGAAGAACTGAGTGATGCGCTGATGGAGGCCGGTTCGGTCTCTATCACCTTCCAGGACACGCATGACACGCCGGTCTTTGAGCCGCTGCCAGGCGAAACGCGCCTGTGGGGTGATACGGACGTTATCGGCCTGTTCGATGCAGAAACCGATATGAAAGAGGTCGTGGCGATTCTGGAAAACCATCCGCTGCTGGGCGCGGGTTTCGCGCATAAAATTGAACAGCTGGAAGACAAAGACTGGGAACGCGAGTGGATGGACAACTTCCATCCGATGCAGTTTGGTCAGCGTCTGTGGATCTGCCCAAGCTGGCGTGAAGTGCCCGATGAAAACGCCGTCAACGTGATGCTGGATCCGGGTCTGGCGTTCGGCACCGGTACCCACCCGACAACCTCCCTGTGCCTGCAATGGCTGGATGGCCTGGATCTGGAAGGCAAAACCGTGATCGACTTCGGTTGCGGATCCGGGATCCTTGCTATCGCAGCACTGAAACTGGGCGCGGCAAAAGCCATCGGGATCGACATCGATCCGCAGGCGATTCAGGCCAGCCGTGATAACGCCGAGCGTAATGGCGTTTCCGATCGCCTTGAACTGTATCTGCCCGATGCACAGCCAGAGGCGATGAAAGCCGATGTGGTGGTCGCGAATATCCTGGCTGGCCCATTACGCGAGCTGGCGCCGTTAATCAGCGTGCTGCCGGTTGAAGGCGGTCTGCTGGGCCTGTCCGGTATCCTTGCCAGCCAGGCAGACAGCGTCTGTGAAGCCTACGCCGATCTCTTTGCGCTCGACCCGGTGGTCGAGAAAGAAGAGTGGTGTCGCATCACCGGTCATAAAAAATAA
- a CDS encoding carbonic anhydrase gives MKHISGKAALLALSMISATAYASHWSYQGEGAPEHWGELDEAYKTCKSGMYQSPVNIDNTVKAHISPLETHYIDGPVILTNNGHTIQASENADTRDSITLDKQRWTLQQFHFHAPSENTVHGKKYAMEMHLVHKNADGELTVVAVMFDQGAANTELDKLWGVMPGQVDQNVTIKPTLDMNKLLPADKTYWRFSGSLTTPPCSEGVTWLVLKHPLTVSAEQLQKFTHTLHHENSRPVQPLHGRLVVE, from the coding sequence ATGAAACACATTTCAGGCAAGGCAGCGCTGCTGGCGCTGAGCATGATTTCGGCTACGGCTTACGCATCACACTGGAGCTATCAAGGAGAAGGCGCACCGGAACACTGGGGCGAACTGGACGAGGCGTACAAGACGTGTAAAAGCGGAATGTATCAGTCGCCGGTCAACATAGATAACACGGTCAAAGCCCACATCTCTCCGCTGGAAACGCACTATATCGACGGCCCGGTCATTCTGACAAATAACGGCCATACTATCCAGGCGAGTGAAAATGCCGATACACGCGACAGCATCACGCTTGATAAACAGCGCTGGACGTTACAGCAGTTCCATTTCCATGCACCATCCGAAAACACGGTGCACGGTAAAAAATACGCAATGGAAATGCATCTGGTCCATAAAAACGCTGACGGCGAACTGACGGTCGTTGCCGTTATGTTCGATCAGGGCGCTGCAAACACTGAACTGGATAAACTCTGGGGCGTGATGCCGGGACAGGTTGACCAGAACGTCACGATTAAGCCAACCCTTGATATGAATAAATTACTGCCCGCGGATAAAACTTACTGGCGTTTTAGCGGCTCTCTGACCACCCCACCGTGTTCAGAAGGGGTAACGTGGCTGGTCCTCAAGCATCCGCTGACCGTCTCTGCTGAACAGCTGCAAAAATTTACTCACACTCTGCACCACGAAAACAGCCGCCCGGTTCAGCCGCTTCATGGCCGTCTGGTTGTTGAATAA
- the dusB gene encoding tRNA dihydrouridine synthase DusB: MRIGHHQLRNRLIAAPMAGITDRPFRTLCYEMGAGLTVSEMMSSNPQVWESDKSRLRMVHVDEPGIRTVQIAGSVPEEMADAARINVESGAQIIDINMGCPAKKVNRKLAGSALLQYPDQVKSILTAVVSAVDVPVTLKIRTGWSPEHRNCVEIAQLAEDCGIQALTIHGRTRACLFNGEAEYDSIRAVKQKVSIPVIANGDITDPLKARAVLDYTGADALMIGRAAQGRPWIFREIQHYLDTGELLAPLPLAEVKRLLCSHVRELHDHYGQAKGYRIARKHVSWYLQEHAPNDQFRRTFNAIEDASEQLEALEAYFENLA, encoded by the coding sequence ATGCGCATCGGACACCACCAGCTCAGAAATCGCCTGATCGCAGCCCCAATGGCAGGTATTACCGACCGGCCGTTCAGGACGCTGTGCTACGAGATGGGAGCAGGATTAACCGTTTCCGAGATGATGTCGTCTAACCCGCAGGTTTGGGAAAGCGACAAGTCCCGCCTTCGGATGGTGCACGTGGATGAACCAGGTATCCGCACCGTGCAAATTGCCGGAAGCGTGCCTGAAGAAATGGCAGATGCCGCGCGTATTAACGTGGAAAGTGGCGCCCAGATTATTGATATCAATATGGGTTGCCCGGCCAAAAAGGTGAATCGCAAGCTTGCAGGTTCAGCCCTTCTGCAATACCCCGACCAGGTGAAGTCAATCCTGACGGCGGTTGTCAGCGCAGTGGACGTTCCTGTTACGTTGAAGATTCGCACGGGTTGGTCGCCGGAACACCGTAACTGCGTAGAGATTGCCCAACTGGCCGAAGACTGTGGCATTCAGGCCCTGACCATTCATGGACGCACTCGCGCCTGTTTGTTCAACGGTGAAGCTGAATACGACAGCATTCGGGCAGTTAAGCAGAAAGTTTCCATTCCGGTTATCGCGAATGGCGACATTACTGACCCGCTTAAAGCCAGAGCTGTGCTCGACTATACGGGAGCTGATGCTCTGATGATAGGACGTGCCGCTCAGGGAAGACCCTGGATCTTTCGGGAAATCCAGCATTATCTGGACACTGGGGAGCTGCTTGCCCCGCTGCCTCTGGCAGAGGTCAAGCGCTTGCTTTGTTCGCATGTTCGGGAATTGCATGACCACTACGGCCAGGCAAAAGGGTACCGAATTGCGCGTAAACACGTCTCCTGGTATCTCCAGGAGCACGCTCCAAATGACCAGTTTCGGCGCACATTCAACGCCATTGAGGATGCCAGCGAACAGCTGGAGGCGTTGGAGGCATACTTCGAAAATCTTGCGTAA
- the fis gene encoding DNA-binding transcriptional regulator Fis, whose translation MFEQRVNSDVLTVSTVNSQDQVTQKPLRDSVKQALKNYFAQLNGQDVNDLYELVLAEVEQPLLDMVMQYTRGNQTRAALMMGINRGTLRKKLKKYGMN comes from the coding sequence ATGTTCGAACAACGCGTAAATTCTGACGTACTGACCGTTTCTACCGTTAACTCTCAGGATCAGGTGACTCAAAAGCCCCTGCGTGACTCGGTTAAACAGGCACTGAAGAACTATTTTGCTCAACTGAACGGTCAGGATGTTAATGACCTGTATGAGCTGGTACTGGCTGAAGTTGAACAGCCACTGTTGGACATGGTGATGCAATACACCCGTGGTAATCAAACCCGCGCTGCCCTGATGATGGGCATCAACCGTGGTACCCTGCGTAAGAAACTGAAAAAATACGGCATGAACTAA
- a CDS encoding DUF2556 family protein — protein MIRKYWWLVVFAVSVFIFDALLMQWIELMSTETDKCRNMNSVNPLKLVNCSELD, from the coding sequence ATGATTCGTAAATACTGGTGGCTGGTCGTTTTTGCTGTCTCTGTTTTCATTTTCGATGCGCTGCTGATGCAGTGGATTGAACTGATGAGCACTGAAACCGATAAATGTCGCAATATGAATTCCGTGAACCCGCTTAAACTGGTCAACTGCTCAGAGCTGGACTAA
- a CDS encoding putative bifunctional diguanylate cyclase/phosphodiesterase: protein MLVSQYNQILVVISFVVAILAAYTALNMAARVAGSQGVAARVWLAGGGVSMGIGVWAMHFIGMLAMDLSMSMSYNAALTLLSMVIAISSSMFALWLVSGEQLRLRRLLPGAVVMGTGIVAMHYTGMAALEVTPGIVWDKTWVAISVVIALAASLAALWLTFRLRQEAARMALMRLGAAITMGIAIAGMHYAGMEAAQFPMSTMVHHHGINGSWLAILVSVVALAILGITLLVSMFDARLQARTSLLASSLAEANRELAQLALHDTLTRLPNRILLEDRLDQAISKADREGSPFALMFMDLDGFKTVNDAYGHDVGDKLLVAVTQRLLLQLKGQYTLARIGGDEFVLLAETATPDDAASLANSLVRVIDSPFHLDPYELMVTLSIGIALYPHDGKTDRELMFNADAAMYHTKHMGRNGYHFFQPSMNTLAQTHLQLMNDLWQAIDRDELRLLYQPKFHAPAGPVIGFEALLRWQHPKQGLLSPDLFLPLAEKTGLIIPIGNWVIDEACRQLREWHLQGHTDWSMAVNLSTLQFEQPSLVKTVLDCLTRHRVPPGMLILEVTETTAMSNPDESVRVLTALTDAGVKASIDDFGTGYSSLLYLKRLPACELKIDRAFVKELSGESEDATIVSAIVALAKTLNLKVVAEGVETAAQQTFLTELGCNTLQGYLLGKPITAQAIMEQCQHGEMSPPRAQS, encoded by the coding sequence ATGCTGGTTAGCCAATACAACCAAATCCTCGTAGTCATCTCCTTTGTTGTTGCCATTCTTGCCGCCTATACCGCACTGAATATGGCTGCGCGCGTTGCCGGAAGCCAGGGCGTCGCTGCACGCGTCTGGCTGGCAGGTGGCGGTGTTTCGATGGGGATTGGCGTGTGGGCGATGCATTTCATCGGTATGCTGGCGATGGATCTTTCCATGAGCATGAGTTACAACGCGGCCCTGACCTTGCTTTCGATGGTTATCGCCATTAGCTCGTCAATGTTTGCCCTGTGGCTCGTTAGCGGCGAGCAGCTACGTTTGCGCCGGCTGCTGCCTGGCGCCGTCGTGATGGGAACGGGCATTGTTGCCATGCACTACACCGGTATGGCTGCCCTGGAGGTCACACCGGGTATTGTCTGGGATAAAACGTGGGTGGCTATCTCTGTGGTCATAGCCCTTGCCGCTTCACTGGCCGCTCTTTGGCTGACGTTCCGTTTACGTCAGGAAGCCGCACGAATGGCGTTGATGCGGCTGGGGGCGGCGATCACCATGGGCATCGCTATCGCTGGCATGCATTACGCTGGCATGGAAGCAGCACAATTTCCGATGTCGACGATGGTCCACCATCATGGCATTAACGGGAGCTGGCTGGCGATATTGGTTAGCGTGGTCGCGCTCGCTATTCTGGGGATTACGCTGCTGGTGTCGATGTTCGATGCCCGCCTTCAGGCTCGTACCTCGCTGCTGGCCTCATCACTGGCAGAAGCTAATCGTGAACTCGCACAGCTGGCGTTGCATGATACGCTGACGCGATTACCCAATCGTATTCTGCTTGAGGATCGCCTCGATCAGGCCATTAGCAAGGCCGATCGCGAAGGAAGCCCTTTCGCGCTGATGTTTATGGATCTTGACGGCTTTAAAACCGTCAACGATGCCTATGGTCATGATGTCGGTGACAAGCTTCTGGTAGCGGTGACTCAGCGTTTGCTGTTGCAGTTGAAAGGTCAGTACACGCTGGCGCGTATCGGTGGGGATGAATTCGTGCTGCTGGCCGAAACCGCCACCCCGGATGATGCTGCCTCACTGGCAAATTCACTGGTGCGCGTCATTGATAGCCCGTTCCATCTCGATCCTTACGAACTGATGGTCACCCTGAGCATTGGCATTGCGCTCTATCCACACGATGGCAAAACCGATCGTGAACTAATGTTTAACGCTGATGCTGCGATGTACCACACGAAACATATGGGTCGCAACGGCTATCACTTCTTCCAGCCGTCAATGAATACGCTGGCGCAGACGCATCTACAGCTGATGAATGATCTGTGGCAGGCCATCGACCGTGATGAGTTACGCCTGCTTTATCAACCTAAATTCCACGCCCCTGCCGGGCCGGTCATCGGGTTCGAAGCGCTGTTACGCTGGCAGCATCCCAAACAGGGATTACTCTCCCCCGACCTGTTTCTACCGCTGGCAGAGAAAACAGGGCTGATTATTCCGATTGGAAACTGGGTAATCGACGAGGCCTGCCGCCAGCTGCGTGAATGGCATCTTCAGGGCCACACGGACTGGTCAATGGCGGTGAATCTTTCTACGTTGCAGTTCGAACAGCCGTCGCTGGTTAAAACGGTTCTCGATTGTCTGACGCGCCATAGAGTGCCGCCCGGCATGTTGATCCTGGAGGTGACTGAAACCACGGCAATGAGCAATCCGGACGAAAGCGTACGCGTCCTGACAGCGCTGACGGATGCGGGAGTAAAAGCCTCAATAGACGATTTTGGTACAGGTTACTCAAGCCTTCTCTATCTTAAGCGGCTTCCCGCCTGCGAGTTGAAAATCGATCGCGCTTTTGTGAAAGAGTTAAGTGGAGAGAGCGAAGATGCGACAATTGTCTCGGCGATTGTCGCCCTGGCAAAAACGCTGAATCTGAAGGTCGTGGCGGAAGGGGTCGAAACCGCAGCGCAGCAGACCTTCCTGACAGAACTGGGATGCAATACGCTACAGGGTTATCTGCTGGGCAAACCAATTACCGCGCAAGCTATTATGGAACAGTGCCAGCACGGGGAGATGTCGCCACCCCGGGCGCAGTCATAA
- the envR gene encoding acrEF/envCD operon transcriptional regulator produces the protein MARKKKEEAQKTRQQLIEAAIRLFATRGVASTTLTDIADAAQLTRGAVYWHFSSKAEIFNAIWEQQLPLREIIRDRLMLSENDDPLLMLREQFIVALQYIASEPRQYALLQILYHKCEFHDDVISECEIRKRIGLNDDYLRKTLKRCIAHNIISSQTNIELALIVFHAFFSGVIKNWLMDNTSFNLYKQAPALVDNILATLNITRVAPVVYDTAL, from the coding sequence ATGGCGCGCAAAAAGAAAGAAGAGGCTCAAAAGACCCGCCAGCAGCTGATTGAAGCCGCTATCAGGCTATTCGCGACGCGTGGTGTGGCCAGCACCACGCTTACCGACATTGCCGATGCAGCTCAACTCACTCGCGGGGCGGTTTACTGGCATTTCTCGAGTAAAGCGGAAATATTTAACGCAATATGGGAACAGCAATTGCCGCTGCGTGAAATCATTCGTGACAGGCTAATGCTTTCCGAAAATGACGACCCTTTGTTAATGCTTCGTGAACAATTTATTGTTGCGCTGCAATATATTGCGAGCGAACCCCGACAGTATGCGCTTTTACAAATTCTGTATCATAAGTGTGAATTTCATGACGATGTGATTTCAGAATGTGAAATACGCAAGCGGATCGGTTTAAACGATGATTATCTTCGCAAGACGCTTAAGCGATGCATTGCTCATAACATTATCTCTTCGCAAACTAATATTGAACTGGCGCTGATTGTTTTCCATGCGTTTTTTAGCGGAGTCATTAAAAACTGGTTAATGGATAACACCAGTTTTAATCTGTACAAACAAGCGCCGGCGCTGGTGGATAATATTCTGGCGACACTAAATATCACCCGAGTGGCGCCAGTGGTTTACGATACAGCCTTATGA
- a CDS encoding efflux RND transporter periplasmic adaptor subunit, protein MTNHFRCLPLSGFIVCAALLTGCDGQENPQQHAQAPQVSVHIVKSAPLAVKTELPGRTDAYRVAEVRPQVSGIILHRNFTEGSDVKAGESLYQIDPATYQAAYDNAKGELVKAQAAANIAHLTVKRYVPLVGTQYVSKQEYDQAVATAQQADASVVAAKAGVESARINLAYTKVTSPINGRIGKSSVTEGALVTNGQSTALATVQQLDPIYVDVTQSSSDFMRLKQQTSLQKGDTSSVELLMENGQPYPLKGTLQFSDVTVDESTGSITLRALFPNPQHMLLPGMFVRARIDEGTQPDAILVPQQGVTRTPRGDATVLVVNDKNQVESRTVVAPQAIGDRWLITEGLKNGDRVIISGLQKVRPGVTVVAIPDTAATPAS, encoded by the coding sequence ATGACGAATCACTTCAGATGCTTACCCTTATCCGGTTTCATTGTCTGTGCCGCGCTGCTTACCGGATGCGATGGGCAAGAAAACCCACAGCAACATGCGCAAGCTCCTCAGGTCAGTGTTCATATTGTTAAAAGCGCGCCACTGGCCGTAAAGACAGAATTGCCTGGCAGAACTGACGCGTATCGTGTTGCGGAGGTTCGTCCCCAGGTAAGTGGTATCATTCTGCACCGTAATTTTACCGAAGGCAGCGACGTCAAAGCGGGTGAATCCCTTTATCAGATCGATCCGGCCACGTATCAGGCAGCCTACGACAATGCGAAAGGTGAACTGGTAAAAGCACAGGCGGCGGCCAATATCGCTCATCTGACGGTGAAACGTTACGTTCCGCTGGTCGGTACGCAATATGTGAGCAAGCAGGAGTACGATCAGGCGGTGGCAACCGCCCAGCAGGCGGATGCGAGCGTCGTTGCCGCGAAGGCTGGCGTTGAAAGCGCGCGGATCAACCTGGCTTATACCAAAGTCACATCCCCAATCAACGGGCGTATAGGTAAATCCAGCGTCACCGAAGGGGCGTTGGTTACTAATGGTCAGTCGACTGCACTGGCGACGGTTCAGCAGCTCGATCCCATTTATGTCGATGTGACGCAATCCAGCAGCGATTTTATGCGTCTGAAGCAGCAGACGAGCCTGCAAAAGGGAGACACCAGCAGCGTCGAGTTGCTGATGGAAAATGGCCAGCCTTATCCACTGAAAGGAACGCTCCAGTTCTCTGATGTCACGGTAGATGAAAGTACCGGCTCAATCACCCTTCGCGCCCTCTTCCCTAACCCTCAGCATATGCTGTTACCGGGTATGTTTGTCCGTGCACGCATTGACGAAGGTACACAGCCTGATGCCATTCTTGTTCCCCAGCAGGGGGTAACCCGTACACCGCGCGGGGATGCCACTGTGCTTGTGGTAAACGATAAAAACCAGGTGGAATCGCGCACTGTCGTTGCACCGCAGGCGATTGGCGATCGCTGGCTGATCACGGAAGGCCTGAAAAACGGCGACCGCGTCATTATCAGCGGCCTGCAAAAAGTTCGCCCTGGCGTTACCGTCGTGGCTATTCCTGATACCGCCGCGACTCCAGCCAGTTAA